The proteins below come from a single Triticum aestivum cultivar Chinese Spring chromosome 5D, IWGSC CS RefSeq v2.1, whole genome shotgun sequence genomic window:
- the LOC123122694 gene encoding uncharacterized protein: MLKIKRGGADLTRSLHGNRKAKRAAIISKESPIGLGDTIQISGDLHRHSNQDVLTELSDEVKSNMLKSVASLAVCSGDTLLFACSGIAIERELYVTKFVTSPKLALVFNSARMEKKHDNVKIEVRHVGSEVYQGFLDSDDVDEHFSVVKVKAFLDVNVGLIEHAEGILPYGKVVVLGRGTSGELMAKSVILAGDVSCSKYNEDPVLSVEKITKDWEGGPLFSLDGNFIGMNLFLVMERAFFLPWGVMVYLVYNFKTPLENRHGEGPTHEMFNRYQDVYKTGIEHSLFGDVDKMGYPKLPVTMLDDGLVLVNTFEDTFGDVWGEGVWRELGKNASDISRIVVALASFNGEKMFSACTGFFIRWNGSTTILTSASLVRDHCDESKIVENLTIKVLLPNKLVRKGNIEHYSLHYNVALVSVEDCRVIRPAKIQLDCIGISRVAAAGRCFRSGTIMATSGRLVSWSGRLDCKFILRSTCKISKAGIGGPLFNMRGEVIGMNFYSEKIGTPFLLWNEIGNILAYFKEKSDAGEVAKDSGSSFWKMDGDSTVRLNRWPVPMPCWRDPDDPSWSYPDDWITDAPRDEPNIEIPPGEEFRYGYIRGTRYRNLVKECWVPLTKKW; this comes from the exons ATGCTGAAAATTAAGAGGGGTGGTGCTGATCTCACAAGAAGCTTGCATGGGAACAGAAAAGCTAAGAGGGCGGCGATTATCTCAAAAGAATCTCCCATAGGATTAGGAGACACAATCCAGATCTCAG GTGACTTGCATAGGCACTCAAATCAAGATGTCTTGACTGAGCTCAGTGATGAAGTTAAATCAAATATGTTGAAAAGTGTTGCCTCACTTGCTGTGTGCAGTG GGGACACACTCTTATTTGCATGCTCAGGCATAGCCATAGAGCGTGAATTATATGTTACAAAGTTTGTGACTTCACCAAAATTGGCCCTAGTTTTCAACAGTGCTAGAATGGAAAAGAAGCATGACAACGTAAAG ATTGAGGTGCGCCATGTAGGCAGTGAGGTTTACCAGGGTTTCTTAGACAGCGATGATGTAGATGAACACTTTTCTGTTGTCAAGGTCAAGGCCTTCCTTGATGTTAATGTTGGACTTATTGAGCATGCTGAGGGGATTCTGCCTTATGGTAAGGTGGTAGTTCTAGGCCGTGGCACCTCGGGTGAATTAATGGCAAAAAGTGTGATACTGGCTGGCGACGTAAGTTGTTCTAAATATAATGAAGATCCTGTGTTGTCTGTGGAAAAAATAACGAAG GATTGGGAAGGTGGGCCACTTTTTTCTTTGGATGGGAACTTTATCGGCATGAACCTTTTTCTGGTTATGGAAAGAGCTTTTTTTCTACCATGGGGTGTAATGGTCTATCTGGTGTATAACTTTAAGACTCCCCTAGAGAACAG GCATGGAGAAGGACCCACACATGAGATGTTCAATCGCTATCAAGACG TTTATAAAACTGGTATCGAGCATAGTCTGTTTGGGGATGTTGACAAGATGGGTTACCCCAAGCTACCAGTAACTATGCTGGATG ATGGCTTGGTTTTGGTTAATACTTTTGAAGACACCTTTGGCGACGTATGGGGTGAAGGTGTCTGGAGGGAACTTGGGAAAAATGCTTCTGACATAAGTCGCATTGTTGTCGCACTTGCTTCCTTCAATG GTGAAAAAATGTTTTCTGCATGCACGGGTTTTTTTATTCGATGGAATGGCTCAACAACCATTCTGACATCTGCAAGCCTGGTTAGAGATCATTGTGATGAAAGCAAGATTGTTGAAAACTTGACG ATTAAAGTATTGCTTCCAAACAAACTTGTCCGAAAAGGGAACATAGAGCATTACAGTCTACATTACAATGTCGCTCTAGTCAGTGTCGAGGATTGCCGTGTTATCCGACCAGCAAAGATTCAGCTTGATTGTATTGGTATTTCCCGTGTAGCAGCTGCAGGGCGTTGCTTCAGATCAGGCACGATAATGGCCACAAGTGGGCGTCTGGTTTCCTGGTCAGGCAGGCTTGATTGCAAGTTCATTTTACGCTCCACATGTAAAATCAGTAAG GCCGGGATTGGAGGACCCCTTTTTAATATGCGTGGAGAGGTTATCGGCATGAACTTCTATTCAGAGAAAATAGGCACCCCATTCCTGCTATGGAATGAGATTGGCAACATCCTGGCGTATTTTAAGGAAAAGAG TGATGCTGGTGAGGTTGCTAAGGACAGTGGTTCCTCTTTCTGGAAAATGGATGGGGATAGCACAGTCCGGTTAAACAG GTGGCCTGTGCCGATGCCATGTTGGCGTGATCCTGACGATCCATCTTGGAGCTATCCTGATGATTGGATTACGGATGCACCCAGGGATGAGCCGAACATTGAAATCCCACCTGGCGAGGAGTTCAGATACGGATACATAAGGGGAACGAGATATAGAAACCTTGTAAAGGAGTGCTGGGTTCCCTTGACCAAGAAGTGGTGA